One Diabrotica virgifera virgifera chromosome 3, PGI_DIABVI_V3a genomic window carries:
- the LOC126882469 gene encoding uncharacterized protein LOC126882469, with protein MAEVGDEVDRLKQELEKAREEVCKLQDERQRVAQNELNYLRKEMEELRMAGNRRVEMIGAREVKEWCGSEGEMSVEEFVERVEMLQQINGWTEQNTADLVRRRMIGGSAEFLRNATSQKQEGWTWKEIKGLLLQRFGVKKDRVEEMAKLMNIRRKEGENYRRFADRCRTAARYVVKEYEKEEEKQVANEIREEMILGVFMEGLNSEVRRVVKARKGVNTLTVVLDMLKDIGEEGDRKRVRKVRKELEEEEANSSGSEESFATVVSNSSERRGIRRIEGEKKEGFVKMNRADGIVAGGSKWHDRANPAGEVQGERQRSLRRVPYTPCRRCGQVGHWTRECTIHLGNQKSGESRCKPEEGTRVGKRASNEECFQCGRPGHFINTCPQTICDNCGYGGHVWRQCQNTGTSARRGSFSRRQRPWESDKSDRGVEDYASLDGRRAESRSVSPN; from the coding sequence ATGGCGGAAGTTGGTGACGAGGTAGATAGGTTGAAACAAGAGTTAGAAAAGGCGAGAGAGGAAGTATGCAAGTTACAAGATGAGAGACAGAGGGTCGCACAAAACGAACTGAACTATTTGAGGAAGGAAATGGAAGAACTGAGAATGGCCGGAAATAGGAGGGTGGAAATGATAGGTGCCAGAGAGGTGAAAGAATGGTGTGGTAGCGAAGGAGAGATGAGTGTAGAGGAGTTTGTTGAGAGAGTAGAGATGTTGCAGCAAATTAATGGGTGGACTGAGCAGAACACAGCTGATTTGGTGAGACGAAGAATGATTGGCGGGTCGGCAGAATTTTTGCGAAATGCGACGAGTCAGAAGCAAGAGGGATGGACATGGAAGGAGATAAAAGGGTTGCTATTGCAGCGGTTTGGGGTGAAAAAAGACAGAGTGGAGGAAATGGCGAAACTAATGAACATCCGACGGAAGGAGGGGGAAAATTATCGGAGATTCGCTGATAGGTGTAGAACAGCGGCGCGCTATGTTGTGAAAGAATATGAGAAAGAAGAGGAAAAGCAAGTAGCGAATGAGATTCGAGAGGAGATGATCTTGGGAGTATTCATGGAGGGTTTAAATAGCGAGGTACGACGTGTGGTGAAGGCTAGGAAGGGAGTAAATACCCTGACGGTGGTATTGGATATGTTGAAGGACATAGGAGAGGAAGGTGACCGGAAAAGAGTAAGGAAGGTGAGGAAGGAACtagaggaagaagaagcaaacAGCAGCGGTTCTGAGGAGAGCTTTGCGACGGTAGTAAGCAATAGCAGCGAGCGAAGAGGAATTCGGCGGATCGAAGGTGAGAAGAAGGAAGGATTTGTAAAGATGAACCGCGCAGATGGTATAGTAGCGGGCGGGAGTAAATGGCATGATAGGGCGAATCCGGCTGGAGAAGTGCAAGGAGAGCGGCAGAGATCACTGCGCAGAGTACCGTACACCCCATGTAGGAGGTGTGGACAGGTTGGTCACTGGACACGGGAGTGCACGATACATCTGGGCAACCAGAAGAGTGGAGAGTCACGTTGTAAACCGGAAGAAGGAACACGGGTGGGGAAAAGGGCGAGCAACGAAGAATGCTTTCAGTGTGGGCGACCGGGGCACTTTATAAACACATGTCCACAGACCATATGCGATAATTGTGGATATGGCGGTCACGTGTGGAGACAGTGCCAAAATACTGGAACATCCGCGAGGAGGGGCTCATTTTCGCGGCGACAACGGCCATGGGAATCAGATAAGTCAGACAGGGGGGTGGAAGATTATGCGAGCCTAGACGGAAGACGGGCTGAAAGCCGTAGCGTTTCCCCAAACTAG